The Stigmatella aurantiaca DW4/3-1 genome contains the following window.
TGGTGGTGGGTGAGCTGAGCGCGGGGGGACGGACCTTCCAGAACCTCGCCGCCACCGTCGTCACCCAGGACCGGGCCCTGCAAGCCAACGTGAGCACCCAGGGACAGGTGGAGCTGAGCCTCACGCTGAGCGGCACCGTGGACGAGAACCAGGAGGGCCTGGCGGTGAGCGCGTTGACGCTGGCCTACCCGGAGGCCACCTGGCGGCTCCAGCGGCCGACGCACGTTGGCTTCGGCGGTGGCCGCATCGAGGTGAAGCCCTCCCTCACCCTCGCCGCGGAGAACCAGCGGCTGGCCGTCCAACTGGTCAAGGAGGGCGAGCGCGTGGATGCGCAGGTGGACGTGGGCGCGCTGGACCTGTCGAAGCTGCCCAAGGCGTTCGTCCCCGAGTCGCTCGGCCTGGGCGGCACGCTCTCCGCGCAGGTGAGCGCCAAGGGCGCCCTGTCCCGCCCGGATGCCACGTTCTCCCTGTCGCTGGCCGACGGGCGCTTCCAGCAGTACACCGGCCTGGGTCTGGACCTGAAGGGCACCTACCTGAAGGACACGGCCCAGGGCACCTTGAGCGCCCGGGTGCCCGCCGCCCAGCTCAACGCGGACTTCAAGGTGCCGGTGCAGGCGGTGCTCAAGCGCCGCAAGGACGAGCTCAACCTGCGGGTGGAGCTGTCGCGCCTGGACGTGGCCGAGGTGATGAAGCTCCTCAACCGGCCCGAGCCCTTGAAGGGGCAGATCTCCGGCCTGCTGGAGGTGACGGGCCCCGCGAGGGATCCGCGGCTCGCCTTCACCCTGCGAGGCCAGGGGCTGGAGGCCAACGAGATGCTGCCCGGCCGGCCGCTGGATCCGCTGGGCTTCGAGCTGCGCGCAGCCTCCGACGCCTCGGACGGCACGCTGGATGTGCGCCTCGACATGAGCGGCCTGGGCAAGGAGGCCTACGTCACGCTCGCGACGCCCTTCACGTTGGGGCAGCTCATCGCCAAGCCGCCCACCGCGGACCAGGTGATGCGCACGGTGGTGGGCCTGGAGGCCCAGCTCAACGAGGTGCCCATGCGGCTGCTGGCCCGCGTGGCCGGGCTCCGGGGCCGGGGCACGGACGGCACGCTGTCGCTGAAGCTCGCCCTGAATGGCTCGGTGCTCGTGCCCCAGGGCAAGCTGGAACTCATCACCCAGGGGGCCACGTTCAGCGGCGTTCTCCCGCTGGACGCACGGCTCACCGTGCTTGGGGAGGGCAAGGACACCCGGCTGGAGCTGACGGCGAAGCAGCGCCAGGGCGGCGAGTTGCGGCCCCTGGTGGACTTGAGCGCCATCGTCTCCGCGCCCCTGGGGGCGCTCCAGGATCCGGACGTCATTGGCTGGGTGCCATTCCAGCTCAAGGGCCGCGTCCATCCCACGCCCCTGCGCGCGCTCCCAGGCATGGCCAAGACCGATTCCTCTCAGAAAAATGCCGATTCCTCCCCGGACGAGGAGAGCCTGGAGGGCCTGCAAGGCATCGTCTCGCTGGAGCTGAACGCGGCGGGAACCCCCGCAGCACCGAAGATCGATCTGACGGCGGGCCTTCAGGAGCTCGGCGTGGGGAAGCTCGCGCTCGGCCAGGCCCGCTTCCACTACGCCTATGCGAATGCCCGCTCCCAGGCGGACGCCCTCGTCACCGCGCCAGCGGGCGGCACCTTGCTCGTCGAGGCCCACGTGCCGCTGGACCTGTCGCTGCACGCGATGAAGCAACCGCTCGACGTGAGCACCGTGCCCCTGGACGTGACACTCCGGGCGCGCAACTTCGACATGGCGTTCCTCTCGGGGGCCCACGAGATGATCCGCAGCCTCGGCGGGGTGCTCGAGGCCGATGCGAGCGTCGCCGGCAAGGTGGGCGCGCCCACGCTGAAGGGAAAGGTGAACTGGAAGGACGGCGAGATTGGATTGATGGGGTTTGGCTCGTACCGGGACATCCGGCTGGCGCTGACCGTGACGGAGGAGCGGCTCCAGCTCCAGGAGCTGTTCGCGCGGGCCGGCGCAGGGGAGCTGAAGCTCACCGCCGACGCCAAGGCCACCCGCGGCGTGTTCGAACTCACCGGCAAGACGCACCTCAAGGACTTCCCGATCATCTCCGATGACCAGCTGCTCGCCGTTGTCTCGCTGGACTCGACGCTGGCCGGAACGCTGTCCGCGCAGTCGGTCAACATCCGGGATCTCCACATCCCCGAGGCCCACATCGAGCTGCCCGAGGTGAAACGCAAGGACCTCCAGGCCTTGGAGCGGCCCGGCGACATCGTCCTCGTGCGCAACGGCCTGCTCATGAACAAGCGCCGCAAGCCGGCCACCGCGCCCGCCGGCACGGGCGGCACCGGCAACGCGGGCACCGCGGAAGAGAATGCCTCGGAAGAAGAGAAGCCGGCGGTGCAGCGCACCTACGAGCTGCACGTTCGCGCGCCCCGCAACCTCTGGGTGCGCGGCGCGGACGTGAACGTGGAGATCGGCATGCCGCTCAATGACTTCTACGTCGCCTACCGCCATGAGGCGGAGATCTTCGGCACCGTGCGCGTGCTCCGGGGACGGGTGGACGCGCTGGGCCGGCGCCTGGACATCCAGAACAACAGCGAGGTGCGCTTCGGCGGCCCGCCGCTGGCGCCGTACCTGAACATCACCGCCGAGCACGACAACGAACGCGAGAACGTGAAGGTCTTCATCCACGTGCGCGGCCAGGGCAAGGACTTCACCATCGAGCCCACCAGCGAGCCGCCCATGTCGGAGACGGAGATCTACACGCTCTTGGCCACGGGCCGCAGCACGCTGGAGCGCAACTCGGGCGCGTCCATGTCCGCGGGCGCGCAGGCGGCCTCGGTGGTGGGCTCGCTCGTGGCCTCGCAGGCCAAGAAGGCGCTGTCGGCCGAGTTGCCCCTGGACGTCTTCTCCGTCGAGGCCGGCGACAGCGGGGGGCTCCAGGGCACCCGCCTGGAGGTCGGCAAGTACATCTCGGACAAGATCTACGTGGGCTACACCGGCCGCGTGGGCGAGGTGGCCAACGAGCGCGAGAACTCCAACGCCGTGCGCTTCGAGTATCAGTTCAACCCGAGCTGGAGCCTGGAGGCCAACTACGGCGACGCCCG
Protein-coding sequences here:
- a CDS encoding translocation/assembly module TamB, which codes for MTEAPPPSPRPPSKPPHAPWRRWVRRGVWGVFGLVAGVLLLVAGALVYATSPAGERWLLQQGLPLANKQLAGKVEAGSVDLSLNGATLRDVKLYTPEGELVAEVALVDARLALLPLVAQHIVLRSARLEQPRLYLVQDERGLNLMRAVAPREPKPEEPDTGRGSLRLSVKDFKLEDGYVDFQAEDEETPRHVRLENFDASGAASYAAATVAFDARLEATGGLSLPVSGPVKLSFRGQGEEENLSADVNLTLAGLEAVARGGMRGMNEVWAEIQRLSLTPDTARAVVPTWPLLVPISLEGNGQKQGDVARTSLDVRAGTAKVDLDGSFNLVTMRTDGISLKAQDINLQELVENGPPTSIVASLSARGGGTSLETLDGDVELTVSPSKFREQPLGPVDLRASAKDGQYTLSRLRVLVPGASLDARGQGTAQNIQLKGSLSASDLAVLGQTVGKLGPGPALPLAGSGVLDFQVKGPLRTPGVSASGTFASLAYADTSLKDLNLKATLPDATKPLSVDASVVVGELSAGGRTFQNLAATVVTQDRALQANVSTQGQVELSLTLSGTVDENQEGLAVSALTLAYPEATWRLQRPTHVGFGGGRIEVKPSLTLAAENQRLAVQLVKEGERVDAQVDVGALDLSKLPKAFVPESLGLGGTLSAQVSAKGALSRPDATFSLSLADGRFQQYTGLGLDLKGTYLKDTAQGTLSARVPAAQLNADFKVPVQAVLKRRKDELNLRVELSRLDVAEVMKLLNRPEPLKGQISGLLEVTGPARDPRLAFTLRGQGLEANEMLPGRPLDPLGFELRAASDASDGTLDVRLDMSGLGKEAYVTLATPFTLGQLIAKPPTADQVMRTVVGLEAQLNEVPMRLLARVAGLRGRGTDGTLSLKLALNGSVLVPQGKLELITQGATFSGVLPLDARLTVLGEGKDTRLELTAKQRQGGELRPLVDLSAIVSAPLGALQDPDVIGWVPFQLKGRVHPTPLRALPGMAKTDSSQKNADSSPDEESLEGLQGIVSLELNAAGTPAAPKIDLTAGLQELGVGKLALGQARFHYAYANARSQADALVTAPAGGTLLVEAHVPLDLSLHAMKQPLDVSTVPLDVTLRARNFDMAFLSGAHEMIRSLGGVLEADASVAGKVGAPTLKGKVNWKDGEIGLMGFGSYRDIRLALTVTEERLQLQELFARAGAGELKLTADAKATRGVFELTGKTHLKDFPIISDDQLLAVVSLDSTLAGTLSAQSVNIRDLHIPEAHIELPEVKRKDLQALERPGDIVLVRNGLLMNKRRKPATAPAGTGGTGNAGTAEENASEEEKPAVQRTYELHVRAPRNLWVRGADVNVEIGMPLNDFYVAYRHEAEIFGTVRVLRGRVDALGRRLDIQNNSEVRFGGPPLAPYLNITAEHDNERENVKVFIHVRGQGKDFTIEPTSEPPMSETEIYTLLATGRSTLERNSGASMSAGAQAASVVGSLVASQAKKALSAELPLDVFSVEAGDSGGLQGTRLEVGKYISDKIYVGYTGRVGEVANERENSNAVRFEYQFNPSWSLEANYGDARSGGLDLIWSKEY